The following proteins are encoded in a genomic region of Synechococcus sp. ROS8604:
- a CDS encoding pirin-like bicupin family protein, whose amino-acid sequence MTPPSHTCHPSLVFRPAQERFHSSNNWLESWHSFSFAGHHDPNWMGFGPLRVINDDTIAAGRGFGMHSHHDMEIITVMIEGELQHQDSEGHSRVIQAGDVQRMSAGTGIMHSERNESEQTCRLLQIWIEPSRLALEPAYEQRRMALADQGWTSVLDPDSNEAMAIARPVQLWRTKLAKNESLSLPQLAFSKAWIQMINGEISISSETSASQADLRRGDGLGFHPSQAKMNQIHSLSDQTDLLLFGLD is encoded by the coding sequence ATGACGCCTCCCTCCCACACCTGCCATCCATCGCTTGTCTTTCGTCCAGCACAAGAGCGCTTCCATAGCTCCAACAACTGGCTGGAGTCATGGCATAGCTTTTCGTTCGCGGGTCATCACGATCCCAACTGGATGGGCTTCGGGCCTCTACGCGTCATCAATGACGACACGATTGCAGCAGGCCGGGGGTTTGGCATGCATTCCCATCACGACATGGAGATCATCACCGTGATGATCGAAGGAGAACTGCAACACCAGGATTCGGAAGGACACAGTCGTGTGATTCAGGCTGGCGATGTGCAGCGCATGAGCGCTGGAACCGGAATCATGCACAGCGAAAGGAACGAAAGCGAACAAACCTGCAGGCTGCTGCAGATCTGGATCGAACCCAGCCGCCTAGCACTCGAGCCTGCCTACGAGCAACGCAGGATGGCCCTTGCCGATCAGGGTTGGACTTCAGTGCTGGATCCAGACAGCAACGAAGCCATGGCGATCGCGCGACCTGTCCAGCTTTGGCGAACGAAGCTTGCAAAAAACGAAAGCCTTTCGTTACCGCAACTCGCCTTCTCAAAGGCCTGGATTCAAATGATCAACGGCGAGATCTCGATCTCAAGCGAAACCAGCGCATCCCAAGCAGATCTTCGCCGAGGCGACGGGCTTGGATTTCATCCAAGCCAAGCAAAGATGAACCAAATCCATTCCTTGAGCGATCAAACCGACTTGCTCCTGTTTGGATTGGACTGA
- the gcvH gene encoding glycine cleavage system protein GcvH produces MAFDFPDQFRFADSHEYVRQEAELVRVGLSAYAVDQLGDIVFVDVPELGSELSRGTSFGTVESVKAVEEMYAPITGEVVQRNEAVLANPEELQNDPHGEGWLLVIRPSDPAQIGELMDSATYSAKVAAA; encoded by the coding sequence ATGGCCTTCGACTTTCCCGACCAGTTTCGGTTCGCCGACAGTCATGAATATGTCCGGCAGGAAGCGGAGCTCGTGAGGGTTGGCCTGAGCGCCTACGCCGTGGATCAGCTCGGCGACATTGTGTTTGTGGATGTGCCTGAGCTGGGGTCTGAGCTCAGCCGTGGAACCAGCTTTGGAACGGTGGAATCGGTGAAGGCCGTTGAGGAGATGTACGCGCCGATTACGGGCGAAGTGGTGCAGCGCAATGAAGCGGTGTTGGCCAATCCTGAGGAGCTTCAAAACGATCCTCATGGGGAGGGTTGGCTCTTGGTCATCCGCCCGTCAGATCCAGCCCAGATTGGGGAGTTGATGGATTCAGCGACCTACTCCGCCAAGGTGGCGGCTGCCTAA
- a CDS encoding rubrerythrin family protein yields the protein MDLSKPSTQANIEAAFGGESMANRKYLFFADVAKKLGRSDLAKLFRDTAAQETEHAFAHFRLLHPELVVSDPSALSDDDKQVLLSRCLELAIEGETYEYTTMYPEFAAQARNDRDHGAEAEFKEQTSESKEHAGIFKTAAKNFGLLTPIEQHHAESYGVALQALQGKGQAGQADEAVAGKWICKVCSMIYDPAEGDPDSGIEPGTPFEAIPDDWSCPICGVRKASFVPYREAELKAA from the coding sequence ATGGATCTTTCCAAGCCTTCCACCCAGGCCAACATCGAAGCGGCCTTTGGCGGCGAAAGCATGGCCAATCGCAAGTACCTGTTTTTTGCCGATGTCGCCAAGAAACTCGGCCGCAGCGATCTCGCCAAACTTTTCCGCGACACCGCCGCCCAAGAAACAGAGCACGCCTTTGCTCACTTCCGGCTGCTCCATCCAGAGCTCGTAGTCAGCGACCCCAGTGCGCTCAGCGACGACGACAAACAGGTCTTGCTCAGCCGCTGCCTAGAGCTTGCCATCGAAGGCGAAACCTACGAATACACCACGATGTATCCGGAGTTTGCTGCGCAAGCCCGCAACGATCGTGATCACGGAGCTGAAGCTGAGTTCAAGGAACAGACCAGCGAATCCAAAGAACACGCAGGCATCTTCAAAACAGCGGCCAAAAACTTCGGACTGCTCACACCCATCGAACAGCACCATGCCGAGTCCTATGGCGTTGCCCTCCAAGCCCTTCAAGGCAAGGGCCAAGCAGGACAGGCCGATGAGGCGGTAGCCGGCAAATGGATCTGCAAGGTCTGCTCGATGATTTACGACCCAGCAGAGGGTGATCCCGACTCCGGAATCGAGCCCGGAACCCCCTTCGAAGCGATTCCAGATGATTGGTCTTGCCCCATCTGCGGTGTTCGCAAAGCCAGCTTCGTGCCCTATCGAGAAGCGGAATTAAAGGCCGCCTGA
- the rplI gene encoding 50S ribosomal protein L9: MAKRVQVVLNEDILSLGRNGDLVDVAPGYARNFLLPFGKAVPVTPAVMKQVEHRRAKEAERQATLKQDAVAFRTALDTIGRFTVKKQTGGDDVLFGTVTNGDVAEAIEAATKKEVDRRDITVPDIHRTGSYKVQVKLHSEVTAEINLEVVSY; the protein is encoded by the coding sequence ATGGCCAAGCGCGTACAAGTCGTACTCAATGAGGACATCCTCAGCCTGGGCCGTAATGGCGATCTGGTTGATGTGGCACCCGGATACGCCCGCAACTTCCTGCTTCCCTTCGGGAAAGCTGTTCCCGTCACCCCCGCGGTGATGAAGCAGGTGGAGCACCGCAGGGCCAAGGAGGCCGAGCGCCAAGCCACCCTCAAGCAGGATGCTGTGGCGTTCCGCACCGCTCTCGACACGATCGGACGGTTCACCGTGAAGAAGCAAACCGGCGGAGACGACGTGCTGTTTGGCACCGTGACCAATGGCGATGTCGCCGAAGCGATCGAAGCAGCCACCAAGAAAGAAGTGGATCGCCGCGATATCACCGTGCCCGATATCCACCGCACAGGCTCCTACAAGGTGCAGGTGAAGCTGCACAGCGAAGTCACAGCAGAAATCAATCTCGAAGTTGTTAGCTATTGA
- the dnaB gene encoding replicative DNA helicase: MMSVSQPDHSASEGGGQRGYGKGRQRDEPHFEALPDSLPPQNLEAEEAVLGGILLDPDAIGRVADVLQPEAFYLGAHREIFRTAVMLHSQGKPTDLTAMTAWLADTGSLEKVGGSGRLVELVERVASTASIEQVARLVMDKFLRRQLIRSGNEVIQLGFDQSLPMEQVLDQAEQKIFAISQEKPSKGLTPTAEILTSTFNEIESRSLGTSVAGIPVNFYDLDAMTQGLQRSDLIIVAGRPAMGKTSIVLNLAKNVAQLHNLPVCMFSLEMSKEQLTYRLLSMEVGIEAGRLRTGRLQQEEWPLLGQGINTLGQLPMYIDDKPNSGVLEMRSLCRRLMAEQGKELGLVVIDYLQLMEGSSPDNRVQEISRITRGLKGMARELNVPVIALSQLSRGVESRTNKRPMLSDLRESGSIEQDADLVLMIYRDEYYNPETPDRGITEVIVTKHRNGPVGTVKLLFEPQFTRFRNLAA, from the coding sequence ATGATGAGTGTCTCCCAACCCGATCACAGCGCGAGTGAAGGTGGGGGACAGCGGGGCTACGGCAAAGGCCGTCAACGCGATGAGCCCCATTTCGAAGCCCTCCCCGATTCGCTTCCGCCCCAGAACCTGGAAGCGGAAGAAGCGGTTTTGGGTGGGATCTTGTTGGATCCCGACGCGATCGGCCGGGTTGCCGACGTGCTCCAACCTGAGGCGTTTTATCTAGGAGCCCACCGGGAGATCTTCCGCACCGCGGTAATGCTCCATAGCCAGGGCAAACCCACCGATCTCACGGCGATGACCGCCTGGCTGGCGGATACGGGATCGCTCGAGAAGGTTGGCGGTAGCGGCCGCTTGGTGGAGCTGGTGGAACGGGTGGCCTCCACGGCCTCGATCGAACAGGTGGCCAGGCTGGTGATGGACAAGTTCCTGCGCCGGCAGCTGATCCGCTCGGGCAATGAAGTGATTCAGCTGGGCTTTGACCAAAGCCTGCCGATGGAGCAGGTGCTGGATCAAGCCGAACAGAAGATTTTCGCCATCAGCCAGGAGAAACCGTCCAAAGGCCTCACACCCACCGCCGAAATCCTTACCAGCACGTTCAACGAAATCGAAAGCCGGTCACTTGGCACCTCGGTGGCAGGCATTCCGGTGAACTTCTACGACCTGGATGCGATGACCCAAGGACTGCAGCGCAGTGACCTGATCATCGTGGCGGGACGCCCAGCGATGGGCAAAACCTCGATCGTGCTCAACCTGGCCAAAAACGTGGCGCAATTACACAACCTTCCGGTGTGCATGTTCAGCTTGGAGATGAGCAAAGAACAACTCACCTACCGGCTGCTCTCGATGGAGGTTGGCATCGAAGCGGGCCGCCTGCGCACCGGCCGGCTGCAACAGGAGGAATGGCCCTTGCTGGGCCAAGGCATCAACACCCTGGGGCAATTACCGATGTACATCGATGACAAGCCCAACTCAGGGGTGCTCGAGATGCGCTCGCTCTGCCGGCGGCTGATGGCCGAACAAGGAAAAGAACTTGGCCTGGTGGTGATTGATTACCTGCAGCTCATGGAGGGATCCAGCCCCGACAATCGAGTGCAGGAAATCTCGCGGATCACCAGGGGGCTCAAGGGCATGGCCCGCGAGCTGAACGTGCCGGTGATCGCCCTCTCTCAGCTCAGCCGCGGAGTGGAATCACGCACCAACAAACGCCCCATGCTCAGCGACCTGAGGGAATCAGGCTCGATTGAGCAAGACGCCGATCTGGTGCTGATGATCTACCGCGATGAGTACTACAACCCGGAAACCCCAGACCGAGGCATCACCGAGGTGATCGTGACCAAGCACCGAAACGGCCCCGTTGGCACCGTGAAACTGCTGTTTGAGCCCCAGTTCACCCGCTTCCGCAACCTGGCGGCCTAG
- a CDS encoding methionine gamma-lyase family protein, with translation MDSNTGDGATDAASVEQWAKARIRQARDRLRPMAEQRTEGVSVRLEKVLNAFAAERVGTQHFASVSGYGHGDQGREVLDRVFARVLGAEAAAVRLQFVSGTHAIAAALFGVLRPGERMLSITGRPYDTLEEVIGLRGEGQGSLRDFGVHYEELPLLNSGAVDEAALDAALETPRRLVLIQRSCGYSWRPSLSIDTIGRLCERIHQRQPDCVCFVDNCYGELVEEREPPEVGADLVAGSLIKNLGGTIAPAGGYVAGKASLVEQACCRLTAPGIGSEGGSGFDLHRLLLQGLFLAPQMVAEALIGADLVAAVFADLGYPVQPSAGEPRSDLIQAVQIGDPDALKVICRAFQGISPVGSYLDPVPGPMPGYVSDLVMAGGTFIDGSTSEFSADAPLREPFNLYVQGGTHRAHVELALIKALCALRTAGWVDLAQTG, from the coding sequence ATGGATTCAAATACTGGGGATGGCGCAACGGATGCTGCGAGCGTTGAGCAGTGGGCAAAAGCGCGCATTCGGCAAGCGAGAGATCGGCTCAGGCCCATGGCAGAGCAACGCACGGAGGGCGTGTCGGTGCGCTTGGAAAAGGTGCTGAATGCCTTCGCTGCTGAGCGCGTTGGGACCCAGCATTTCGCGTCTGTAAGTGGTTATGGCCATGGCGATCAAGGGCGAGAGGTGCTCGATCGCGTGTTTGCCAGGGTGCTGGGTGCTGAAGCTGCCGCTGTGCGACTCCAATTTGTGAGTGGCACCCATGCGATTGCCGCCGCTTTGTTCGGGGTGTTGCGGCCTGGAGAGCGGATGCTCTCGATTACGGGTCGTCCTTACGACACCCTTGAAGAGGTGATTGGTTTGAGGGGAGAGGGGCAGGGCTCTCTCCGGGACTTCGGAGTGCACTACGAGGAACTTCCCCTGCTCAACTCTGGAGCGGTCGATGAGGCTGCATTGGATGCGGCGTTAGAAACCCCCCGCCGGCTGGTGTTGATTCAGCGCAGCTGTGGCTACAGCTGGCGGCCATCGCTTTCCATCGACACGATTGGACGCCTTTGTGAGCGCATTCATCAGCGGCAGCCCGATTGCGTTTGTTTCGTCGACAACTGTTATGGAGAGCTGGTGGAGGAGCGGGAACCTCCTGAGGTCGGTGCCGATCTGGTGGCAGGCTCACTCATAAAAAATCTCGGTGGCACGATCGCTCCCGCCGGCGGTTACGTGGCAGGTAAAGCCTCGCTGGTGGAACAGGCTTGTTGCAGGCTCACAGCTCCAGGGATTGGAAGCGAGGGCGGCAGTGGTTTTGACCTGCATCGCCTGCTGTTGCAGGGCTTGTTTCTCGCGCCGCAGATGGTGGCGGAAGCCTTGATTGGTGCTGATTTGGTGGCGGCTGTGTTTGCGGATCTGGGCTATCCAGTGCAGCCCTCTGCAGGGGAGCCACGCAGTGACCTCATTCAGGCGGTGCAGATCGGAGACCCAGATGCTTTGAAAGTGATTTGTCGGGCCTTCCAGGGGATCTCGCCAGTGGGGTCCTATCTCGACCCGGTGCCAGGGCCGATGCCAGGTTATGTCAGTGATTTGGTGATGGCCGGCGGCACCTTCATCGATGGCAGCACCAGTGAATTTTCGGCGGATGCTCCCCTGCGAGAGCCCTTCAATCTCTACGTGCAAGGTGGAACCCATCGCGCCCATGTTGAACTGGCACTGATCAAGGCCCTTTGCGCGTTGCGGACGGCAGGTTGGGTTGATCTGGCGCAGACTGGGTGA
- the gcvP gene encoding aminomethyl-transferring glycine dehydrogenase produces MTLLEQRVSDASVAETLSPFVSRHVGPGDQAQQRMLKALGFEDLNSFLRAVVPANIFDALPPVEDLPRGCTEASALAELRGLADTNQLRRSLIGLGYYDTVTPAVIQRQVLENPSWYTAYTPYQAEIAQGRLEALFNFQTLISELTGLPIANASLLDEGTAAAEAMGLSFAACRRPQAKRFLVDAAVLPQTLAVLQTRALPIGVELEVVEPESFRWGDDVFGVLLQLPGRCGRLWDPSACIAAAHDSGALVTVAVDPLAQVLLAPVGELGADIAVGSTQRFGVPMGGGGPHAAFFATRDAFRRQVPGRIVGQSRDADGQPAFRLALQTREQHIRRDKATSNICTAQVLLAVMASFYAIHHGPEGLEAMAHKLVALRLQLEEAVRQLGYSLEAAPRFDSFDVYGSMAPQVHRLAAREGINLRVLPDGASVETAKGFGISLDELSDSDEIKRLIAVLAQAVEAPVPTDLGELSTDGPLSGVPSRQAPWLQQSVFHRYHSETELMRYIQRLVSKDLSLVHGMIPLGSCTMKLNAASELVPVSWREFAAMHPFAPLDQQQGSQRMVQDLSTWLAALTGFAGVSLQPNAGSQGEYAGLLVIRAWHRSRGEASRNVCLIPTSAHGTNPASAVMAGMRVVPVACDDEGNVDVEDLRAKAEQHSASLAALMVTYPSTHGVFEVRIREICALVHEHGGQVYLDGANLNAQVGLCRPGAFGADVCHLNLHKTFCIPHGGGGPGVGPIGVAAHLLPFLPGHPLMDCGGEQAIQAVSAAPWGSSGILPISWMYLRLMGPFGLRQATAIALLSANYLASRLDAHYPVLFRGESGLVAHECILDLRGLKRTAGLEVDDLAKRLMDFGFHAPTVSWPVAGTVMVEPTESESLEELDRFCDAMIAIRAEAAAIEDGSSDRENNPLRRAPHTLAAVTADSWDRPYSRQQAAFPLPEQASNKFWPSVARIDNAYGDRNLICTCPSVEEMAEPLAMR; encoded by the coding sequence TTGACCTTGCTTGAACAGCGTGTGTCTGACGCGTCGGTGGCAGAGACCCTGTCTCCATTCGTGAGCCGGCATGTCGGACCCGGGGATCAGGCGCAACAACGGATGTTGAAGGCGCTGGGGTTTGAGGATCTCAATTCCTTTCTGCGTGCGGTTGTTCCGGCCAATATTTTTGATGCACTTCCTCCTGTTGAGGACCTTCCCCGAGGGTGTACGGAAGCCAGTGCTCTGGCGGAGCTGCGTGGCTTGGCTGACACCAATCAGCTCAGGCGATCGCTGATCGGTCTTGGTTACTACGACACCGTGACGCCAGCGGTCATTCAGCGTCAGGTGCTCGAAAACCCCTCTTGGTACACGGCCTACACGCCCTACCAAGCTGAGATCGCTCAGGGTCGCCTGGAAGCGTTGTTCAATTTTCAGACCCTGATCAGTGAGCTCACTGGCTTGCCGATCGCCAACGCCTCGCTCCTCGATGAAGGCACGGCCGCTGCAGAAGCGATGGGCCTGAGCTTTGCCGCCTGTCGCCGGCCGCAGGCCAAGCGCTTTTTGGTGGACGCAGCTGTGTTGCCCCAGACCTTGGCCGTGTTGCAAACCAGGGCCCTACCGATTGGGGTGGAGCTGGAGGTGGTGGAGCCCGAGTCGTTCCGCTGGGGAGACGATGTCTTTGGGGTGTTGCTCCAATTGCCAGGACGTTGTGGGCGGCTTTGGGATCCCTCCGCCTGCATCGCTGCTGCCCATGACAGCGGTGCCCTTGTCACCGTGGCCGTGGACCCCCTTGCCCAGGTGTTGCTGGCACCGGTTGGTGAGCTCGGTGCCGACATCGCTGTTGGCAGCACCCAGCGTTTTGGAGTGCCCATGGGCGGTGGCGGCCCCCATGCCGCGTTTTTTGCCACCCGCGATGCGTTTCGCCGCCAGGTGCCCGGCCGGATTGTCGGCCAGTCTCGCGATGCGGATGGCCAGCCAGCGTTTCGGTTGGCCTTGCAGACCCGCGAGCAGCACATTCGACGCGACAAAGCCACGAGCAACATTTGTACGGCCCAAGTGCTGCTGGCTGTGATGGCGTCGTTTTATGCCATTCATCACGGCCCTGAAGGGCTGGAAGCGATGGCGCACAAGCTGGTGGCACTACGTCTTCAGCTTGAAGAGGCGGTGCGTCAGTTGGGCTATTCGCTTGAGGCCGCGCCTCGCTTTGACAGTTTTGATGTCTACGGATCGATGGCTCCCCAGGTCCATCGCCTGGCAGCACGCGAAGGCATCAATCTCCGTGTCTTGCCTGACGGAGCCTCAGTCGAGACGGCTAAGGGCTTTGGAATCAGCCTGGATGAACTCTCGGATTCGGACGAAATCAAGCGTCTCATCGCGGTCTTGGCACAAGCGGTGGAGGCTCCAGTCCCAACGGATCTCGGCGAGCTGAGCACGGATGGTCCTCTAAGTGGCGTTCCCTCTCGCCAAGCGCCCTGGCTTCAGCAGTCGGTGTTTCACCGTTACCACAGTGAAACCGAGCTGATGCGCTACATCCAGCGATTGGTGAGTAAGGATCTTTCCTTGGTGCACGGAATGATTCCCCTGGGGAGTTGCACCATGAAGCTCAATGCGGCTTCAGAGCTTGTGCCTGTGAGTTGGCGGGAGTTTGCGGCGATGCATCCCTTCGCTCCGCTCGATCAGCAGCAGGGGTCCCAGCGGATGGTTCAAGACCTCTCAACCTGGTTGGCGGCACTCACCGGTTTTGCTGGTGTGTCGCTCCAGCCCAATGCCGGATCGCAGGGTGAATACGCAGGTCTGCTTGTGATTCGCGCCTGGCATCGCTCCCGCGGCGAGGCGTCTAGAAATGTTTGCTTGATCCCAACGAGTGCCCATGGCACCAATCCAGCGAGCGCCGTGATGGCGGGCATGCGCGTGGTGCCGGTGGCCTGTGATGACGAGGGCAATGTGGATGTGGAGGATCTGCGCGCCAAAGCGGAGCAGCACAGCGCATCTCTCGCGGCCTTGATGGTCACCTATCCCTCAACGCACGGCGTGTTTGAGGTTCGTATTCGCGAAATTTGTGCGCTCGTGCATGAGCACGGAGGGCAGGTGTATCTCGACGGTGCCAACTTGAATGCGCAGGTGGGGCTTTGCAGGCCTGGCGCCTTTGGGGCTGATGTCTGTCATCTGAATTTGCACAAGACCTTCTGCATCCCTCACGGTGGTGGTGGGCCAGGGGTCGGTCCGATTGGGGTGGCAGCACATCTGCTGCCGTTTTTGCCAGGACACCCCCTAATGGACTGTGGTGGAGAGCAGGCCATTCAGGCCGTGTCTGCTGCCCCTTGGGGAAGTTCGGGCATCTTGCCAATCAGCTGGATGTATTTGCGTTTGATGGGCCCTTTTGGCCTGCGTCAGGCCACGGCGATCGCCCTTCTCTCCGCTAACTACCTCGCGAGTCGCTTGGATGCGCACTACCCCGTGCTGTTCCGAGGGGAGAGTGGCCTGGTGGCCCATGAATGCATCCTTGATCTGCGGGGCTTGAAGCGAACCGCTGGATTGGAAGTGGATGATCTGGCGAAACGCTTGATGGACTTTGGCTTTCACGCCCCAACGGTGAGTTGGCCTGTGGCGGGCACGGTGATGGTGGAACCCACGGAAAGCGAGAGCTTGGAAGAACTGGATCGCTTTTGCGACGCGATGATTGCCATCCGCGCTGAAGCCGCAGCAATCGAAGACGGATCCAGTGATCGGGAGAACAATCCTCTGCGCCGTGCACCGCACACCTTGGCTGCGGTCACAGCGGATAGCTGGGATCGCCCTTATAGCCGGCAGCAGGCTGCATTTCCGCTTCCTGAACAAGCCAGCAACAAGTTTTGGCCTTCTGTGGCACGCATCGACAATGCCTATGGCGATCGAAATTTGATTTGCACCTGTCCAAGCGTTGAAGAGATGGCCGAACCCCTTGCAATGCGTTAA
- a CDS encoding fatty acid desaturase → MVSSTIRTPSPPSRPAASHLAAAQARLLHRPRKGQPAASPKNHQHSVTIGFMIVIHALAVVALLPGFWSWPAVTSLLVLYWVTACLGVTLGYHRLLTHRSFRLPQWLERFFATCGALSCQHGPIDWVGLHRHHHKFSDTDADHHNSHRGFWWSHMGWMFHPIEAMPAVPRLTGDLVGDPYYRWLNAHFLWLQLPLGLLLFWIGTATGAGGWALVLWGIPLRLVVVYHVTWLVNSATHCWGNVVFDSGDASRNNKWVAALTFGEGWHNNHHAFPHSARHGMQPGQIDLTWEHIRLMRALGLATKVRLPVAS, encoded by the coding sequence ATGGTTTCAAGCACGATCAGAACTCCGTCGCCACCCAGTCGGCCGGCAGCTTCGCACCTGGCAGCAGCTCAAGCAAGACTTCTTCATCGTCCACGCAAGGGACAGCCTGCGGCCAGCCCTAAAAATCACCAGCATTCCGTCACGATTGGATTCATGATCGTGATCCACGCCCTCGCGGTTGTGGCCCTTCTGCCTGGCTTCTGGAGCTGGCCTGCTGTGACCAGCCTGCTGGTTCTGTACTGGGTCACGGCCTGTCTCGGCGTCACCCTTGGCTATCACCGCCTCCTAACGCACCGATCCTTCCGCCTACCGCAGTGGCTGGAACGATTTTTCGCAACCTGCGGCGCCTTGAGCTGCCAACACGGTCCGATCGACTGGGTGGGGCTGCACCGGCATCACCACAAGTTTTCCGATACAGATGCGGATCATCACAACAGCCATCGCGGCTTCTGGTGGAGCCACATGGGTTGGATGTTCCACCCGATCGAGGCCATGCCTGCGGTGCCCCGTCTCACTGGCGATCTTGTGGGCGATCCCTACTACCGCTGGCTGAATGCTCACTTCCTCTGGCTCCAGCTCCCCCTTGGCTTGCTGTTGTTCTGGATCGGCACCGCGACAGGCGCCGGCGGTTGGGCCCTGGTGTTGTGGGGAATTCCCTTGCGCTTAGTGGTCGTATATCACGTCACCTGGCTTGTGAACTCCGCCACCCATTGCTGGGGAAATGTTGTCTTCGATAGCGGTGATGCATCACGCAACAACAAGTGGGTTGCAGCCCTCACCTTCGGCGAGGGCTGGCACAACAACCATCACGCCTTCCCCCATTCCGCACGCCACGGCATGCAGCCGGGTCAGATCGATCTCACCTGGGAACACATCCGTCTAATGCGCGCTTTAGGGCTCGCCACCAAAGTCCGCCTACCGGTCGCGTCGTAA
- a CDS encoding NADPH-dependent FMN reductase, with protein sequence MVEILGMNKTNTSDVLVITASNGENLKLAQRFVETAGNLGQSAELLDLTTIDLPLFTPRAQTQGTPEAIAPLEAQLMASPRWVICAPEYNGSIPPCLTNAIAWLSVQGDDFRALFNSRPIVIATFSGGGGMELLLSLRIQLTHLGAEVVGRQLLSNHAKPAKDDTIQDLLHRLGQKQALQ encoded by the coding sequence ATGGTGGAAATTCTGGGCATGAACAAAACAAACACAAGCGATGTGTTGGTGATCACAGCAAGCAACGGCGAAAACCTCAAGCTGGCCCAGCGCTTTGTTGAGACGGCGGGAAACCTAGGCCAATCGGCAGAGCTACTCGATCTCACAACCATCGACCTGCCCTTATTCACCCCCAGAGCTCAAACGCAAGGCACACCGGAGGCGATCGCCCCCCTCGAAGCCCAACTCATGGCCTCCCCTCGCTGGGTGATCTGTGCACCCGAATACAACGGCTCGATTCCGCCCTGCCTCACCAATGCGATTGCCTGGCTATCTGTGCAAGGCGACGACTTTCGGGCGCTCTTCAACAGCCGGCCAATCGTCATCGCCACCTTCTCCGGAGGCGGGGGCATGGAACTCCTTCTATCTCTTCGCATCCAGCTCACCCATCTCGGGGCCGAAGTGGTGGGTCGTCAACTGCTCAGCAATCACGCCAAACCAGCCAAGGACGACACCATTCAGGACTTACTGCATCGCCTAGGACAAAAACAGGCCCTCCAATGA
- a CDS encoding acyl-CoA desaturase yields MRAAVMAPRQTLPSTQRRLKGGTTSFMVVIHVLATVALLPRFWSWQGLVAFGVLYWMTVLGVTLGLHRLVAHRSFEVPGWLERVLVVMGTLACQSGPIDWVALHRHHHRFSDQPNDHHDAGRGLWWSHSEWMLHDIPALKEKHRYAGDLLNDRFYVWLDRWFLVLQIPLGLALYWYGEAAGIHGGGVGLVLWAIPLRLAVVYHVTWLVNSATHAFGYRNFNSPDLSRNCWWVAVLSFGEGWHNNHHAYPDSARHGLRWFEFDITWMHIRLLRRLGLTRKVRQARYSG; encoded by the coding sequence ATGCGCGCAGCTGTGATGGCTCCGCGTCAGACGCTCCCCTCAACACAGCGCCGCCTTAAAGGTGGGACCACCAGCTTCATGGTGGTGATCCACGTGCTGGCAACGGTGGCCTTACTCCCACGCTTTTGGAGCTGGCAGGGGTTAGTTGCCTTCGGCGTTCTGTATTGGATGACCGTGCTTGGCGTCACCCTCGGCCTGCATCGGCTTGTGGCGCACCGCAGCTTTGAAGTGCCCGGCTGGCTGGAGAGGGTTCTTGTGGTGATGGGCACGCTGGCCTGCCAAAGCGGACCGATCGATTGGGTGGCTCTCCATCGCCACCATCACCGCTTTTCCGATCAGCCCAATGATCATCACGATGCAGGCCGAGGCTTGTGGTGGAGTCACAGCGAGTGGATGCTGCATGACATTCCTGCTCTCAAAGAAAAGCATCGCTATGCGGGCGATCTTCTGAACGATCGTTTCTACGTGTGGCTCGACCGCTGGTTTTTAGTGCTTCAAATCCCACTGGGATTAGCGCTGTATTGGTACGGAGAGGCCGCAGGAATTCACGGAGGTGGTGTTGGCCTCGTTCTATGGGCCATCCCTTTGCGTCTTGCTGTGGTGTATCACGTGACTTGGCTGGTGAATTCCGCCACTCACGCGTTTGGCTACCGGAACTTCAACAGTCCTGATCTGTCACGCAACTGCTGGTGGGTGGCGGTGCTGTCCTTTGGAGAGGGCTGGCACAACAACCACCATGCCTATCCAGATAGCGCGCGCCACGGCTTGCGCTGGTTCGAATTTGACATCACCTGGATGCACATCCGCCTGCTGCGCAGACTCGGACTCACCCGCAAAGTGCGCCAAGCCCGCTATTCCGGCTGA